A single window of Undibacterium sp. 5I1 DNA harbors:
- a CDS encoding 6-phosphofructokinase, with protein sequence MASGKILVAQGGGPTAVINQSLVGVVQEARRFSQITRIYGARHGVRGIVDEDLVDLTQETTQNLELVAATPSSALGSTRDKPDAAYCAAIFKVLQAHEIEHFFYIGGNDSSDTVRIVSLEAQKAGYPLRCIHIPKTIDNDLVGSDHTPGFPSAARFVAQAFAGANLDNASLPGVYVGVVMGRHAGFLTAAAAMAKKFPDDGPHLIYLPERVFSLDKFLADVKAVYTQYGRCVIAVSEGIHDASGVAIASLLATEVERDAHGNVQLSGTGALADLLCDEIKSKLGIKRVRGDTFGYLQRSFIGCVSDVDQREAREVGEKAVQFAMWGQRDGSVAIKRQGDYSVDYELLPLDAVAGKTRVMEDELIAESGTDVTEAFRRYLRPLLGSGMPDAFRLRFSPVEKILGVKK encoded by the coding sequence ATGGCATCAGGCAAAATTTTAGTGGCGCAGGGTGGTGGTCCGACTGCGGTGATTAATCAGTCTTTGGTGGGTGTTGTGCAAGAGGCGCGGCGCTTTTCGCAGATTACTCGCATCTATGGTGCGCGGCATGGTGTGCGCGGGATTGTGGATGAGGATCTGGTGGATCTGACGCAAGAGACTACTCAGAATCTGGAACTGGTTGCTGCCACGCCATCGTCGGCCTTGGGTTCTACCCGTGATAAACCAGATGCGGCTTACTGTGCAGCGATTTTTAAAGTCTTGCAGGCGCATGAGATTGAGCACTTTTTTTATATCGGCGGTAACGACTCGTCCGACACCGTACGGATTGTCAGCTTGGAGGCGCAAAAAGCGGGCTACCCTTTGCGCTGTATTCATATCCCTAAAACTATCGATAACGACCTGGTCGGCAGTGACCATACGCCGGGTTTCCCTTCTGCGGCACGCTTTGTGGCGCAAGCATTTGCGGGAGCTAACTTAGACAATGCATCGCTACCTGGCGTGTATGTCGGTGTTGTCATGGGCCGGCATGCGGGATTTTTGACGGCGGCTGCGGCGATGGCGAAAAAATTCCCGGACGATGGACCGCATTTGATTTATTTGCCGGAACGGGTGTTTTCCTTAGATAAATTTCTGGCGGATGTCAAAGCGGTTTATACCCAATATGGTCGCTGTGTGATCGCAGTATCAGAGGGGATTCATGATGCCAGCGGCGTTGCCATTGCCAGCCTGCTCGCGACCGAGGTGGAACGGGATGCGCACGGCAATGTGCAGTTGTCCGGCACTGGCGCACTGGCAGACCTGCTGTGTGACGAGATCAAATCTAAGCTCGGCATTAAACGTGTACGTGGCGATACGTTTGGTTATTTGCAACGCTCATTTATTGGTTGCGTGTCGGATGTTGATCAGCGCGAAGCGCGTGAGGTGGGCGAGAAAGCCGTGCAATTTGCCATGTGGGGGCAGCGTGATGGTTCTGTCGCGATCAAACGTCAAGGCGATTATTCGGTGGATTACGAGTTATTGCCGCTGGATGCGGTGGCCGGTAAAACCCGGGTGATGGAGGATGAGTTGATTGCGGAGAGCGGCACAGATGTGACTGAGGCTTTCCGGCGTTATTTGCGACCATTGTTGGGGTCTGGTATGCCAGATGCGTTTCGCCTGCGTTTTAGTCCGGTGGAGAAGATATTAGGAGTTAAGAAGTAA
- a CDS encoding DoxX family protein has product MNALNKFGPLVGRILIALIFVASGAGKIAGFDGTVGYIASKGLPLPQLAAIAAIIVELGGGLAVILGWKARWAAAAMLIFTASAAVIFHNFWGVPADQAQNQMIHFMKNISMMGGLLFVIIHGSGALSLDGSGKK; this is encoded by the coding sequence ATGAACGCACTGAATAAGTTTGGCCCCTTAGTTGGCCGCATCTTAATCGCATTGATTTTTGTCGCTTCTGGCGCAGGTAAAATTGCCGGTTTTGACGGCACCGTCGGCTACATCGCCAGCAAAGGTTTGCCTTTGCCACAGTTAGCCGCTATCGCCGCTATTATTGTAGAACTCGGCGGCGGTTTAGCAGTTATCCTAGGTTGGAAAGCGCGTTGGGCTGCCGCCGCGATGCTGATTTTTACTGCCTCTGCTGCGGTGATTTTCCATAACTTCTGGGGTGTACCAGCCGATCAGGCGCAAAATCAAATGATCCACTTCATGAAAAATATTTCTATGATGGGCGGCCTGTTATTTGTCATCATCCACGGCAGCGGCGCATTGAGTCTGGATGGTAGCGGTAAAAAATAA
- a CDS encoding LysR family transcriptional regulator produces the protein MSLEANDLLLFARVVDEGSFSRAAERLGLPKSTLSRRITELESQLGERLLLRTTRKLSVTDFGHAVLVHAHQVTAEVESTMALAQHRQVQPSGRLRVSMPNDFANDVLANLLADFIATYPAISLELDLSARRVDLISENFDVAIRMGDLPDDATLAARRLLVATVGLYAAPSYLEKRGIPHEPEALMEHDCLRILTRNGEPAVWSFIRGEESWKGSPPARAIANSPDALVRLARSGAGITMLSDYFAEDMIKRGELVQVLCDWQMPSVTAWAVFPGRRLMPARTRVFLDALQAHFSGSGCQIIENQISARKSANKALV, from the coding sequence ATGAGCCTGGAAGCCAATGATTTACTGCTATTTGCCCGTGTGGTGGATGAAGGTAGTTTTAGTCGCGCCGCGGAGCGTTTGGGCTTGCCCAAATCCACCTTGTCGCGCCGGATCACGGAACTAGAGTCGCAATTGGGCGAACGCCTGTTATTGCGCACCACCCGCAAACTGAGCGTGACTGATTTTGGGCATGCCGTTTTAGTACATGCGCATCAGGTGACAGCAGAAGTGGAATCGACCATGGCCTTGGCACAGCACCGGCAAGTGCAGCCCAGCGGGCGCTTGCGGGTATCGATGCCGAATGATTTTGCGAACGATGTGCTGGCCAACTTGCTGGCGGATTTTATTGCGACTTATCCGGCGATCTCATTAGAACTCGATTTATCCGCACGACGGGTTGATCTGATCAGTGAGAATTTTGATGTAGCAATCCGCATGGGAGATTTACCCGACGACGCCACTCTTGCTGCCCGTCGTTTGCTGGTCGCTACGGTCGGCCTGTATGCCGCGCCCAGCTATCTGGAAAAACGTGGCATACCGCACGAGCCGGAGGCCTTGATGGAACATGATTGCCTGCGCATATTGACGCGTAATGGCGAGCCTGCCGTCTGGTCATTTATCCGTGGTGAAGAAAGCTGGAAAGGCTCGCCGCCCGCAAGGGCGATTGCAAATTCGCCAGACGCACTGGTACGACTGGCGCGATCAGGCGCGGGGATTACGATGCTGTCTGATTATTTTGCAGAAGACATGATCAAGAGAGGCGAGTTAGTCCAGGTGCTGTGTGACTGGCAGATGCCCTCCGTCACTGCATGGGCAGTTTTCCCCGGAAGGCGCTTAATGCCAGCCAGAACACGGGTGTTTTTGGATGCGCTACAAGCCCATTTTTCCGGGTCTGGCTGCCAAATAATAGAAAACCAAATCAGCGCAAGAAAATCTGCCAATAAAGCGCTTGTCTAA
- a CDS encoding pirin family protein — protein MTSAITSETVLQPRTVEQVIVGLATSDGDGVKLTRVLTQNLQYRLDPFLMLDAFGTDDPQDYIGGFPDHPHRGFETITYMLSGRMRHHDSAGNEGLLEDGGVQWMTAGRGVIHSELPEQKEGRMEGFQLWLNLAAKDKMMTPWYKDFQHADIPEFTTDGATVRVIAGASHGVTGAMQRAVTEPLYLDINLEDGAEFAQTMADSMNAFIYVYRGELQIGEKTVAQQRMAILRNDSNSDGVRIRAKGPTRALLIAGQPLRETIVQYGPFVMNSQAEVFQAINDFRAGTLTV, from the coding sequence ATGACATCTGCAATTACTTCCGAAACTGTTCTTCAGCCACGCACGGTGGAGCAAGTCATCGTTGGGTTGGCGACGTCGGATGGCGATGGCGTTAAGCTGACTCGCGTGTTAACGCAAAACTTGCAGTACCGGCTTGATCCGTTTTTGATGCTGGATGCGTTTGGTACCGATGATCCGCAAGACTATATCGGCGGCTTTCCCGATCATCCGCACCGTGGTTTTGAGACCATCACTTACATGCTCTCCGGCAGGATGCGCCATCATGACAGCGCTGGTAATGAGGGTTTGTTGGAAGACGGCGGCGTACAGTGGATGACTGCTGGCCGTGGCGTGATTCATTCGGAATTACCTGAGCAAAAAGAAGGGCGCATGGAGGGTTTTCAGCTCTGGCTCAATCTGGCTGCTAAGGACAAAATGATGACGCCCTGGTACAAAGATTTCCAACATGCGGATATTCCAGAATTTACAACCGATGGTGCCACGGTGCGCGTGATTGCAGGCGCCAGTCATGGCGTAACAGGTGCCATGCAACGTGCGGTGACCGAGCCCTTATATCTGGATATCAATCTGGAAGACGGCGCTGAATTTGCCCAGACGATGGCGGACAGCATGAATGCATTTATCTACGTTTATCGTGGTGAATTACAGATAGGCGAGAAAACCGTAGCGCAGCAACGTATGGCAATTTTGCGTAACGACAGCAACAGCGACGGTGTACGGATTCGCGCTAAGGGTCCAACTCGTGCATTGCTCATCGCCGGTCAGCCATTGCGTGAAACGATAGTGCAATACGGTCCTTTTGTGATGAATAGTCAGGCAGAAGTATTCCAGGCGATTAATGATTTTCGGGCAGGAACTTTGACGGTGTAA
- a CDS encoding FMN-dependent NADH-azoreductase: protein MNILQINSSVRADASHSSNLANVVVQRLRTATPEAQLTVRDLGATPHPALDGAALGALFTPAENRSPEQAARVALDDALIAEIQAADTVVLAVPMYNFGISAQLKNWIDAISRAQVTFRYGANGPEGLLTGKKVVVVLTRGGLYRNTPNDTQTPYLKTFLGFLGMTDVQFIFAEGLAMGPDAEKAAFASAHEQIQQIELALAA, encoded by the coding sequence ATGAATATCCTGCAAATCAACTCTAGCGTCCGTGCTGATGCCTCCCATTCCAGCAATTTAGCCAATGTCGTCGTACAGCGTTTGCGTACGGCCACACCAGAGGCACAGTTGACCGTGCGTGATCTGGGTGCGACACCGCATCCGGCTTTAGATGGCGCTGCTTTGGGTGCTTTGTTCACCCCAGCTGAAAATCGTTCGCCAGAACAAGCTGCCCGCGTTGCCCTGGATGACGCTTTGATCGCTGAAATTCAGGCCGCCGATACTGTAGTCCTCGCCGTGCCGATGTACAACTTTGGTATTTCAGCGCAATTGAAAAACTGGATCGACGCCATCTCACGTGCGCAAGTCACTTTCCGCTACGGTGCAAATGGCCCAGAAGGATTATTAACTGGCAAAAAAGTCGTCGTTGTCTTGACCCGTGGTGGCTTGTATCGCAACACGCCTAATGATACGCAAACACCGTATTTAAAAACCTTCCTGGGCTTTTTGGGTATGACCGATGTACAGTTTATTTTTGCTGAAGGTTTGGCAATGGGGCCAGATGCAGAGAAAGCCGCTTTCGCTTCTGCGCACGAGCAAATCCAGCAAATTGAATTGGCCCTTGCAGCATAA
- the yfcF gene encoding glutathione transferase produces the protein MTQEHFTLYIDSRMTSPYALSSFVTLTEKAIPFEMKKVNLSARENHHADFASLSLSSRVPTLGHEGFYLSESSAICEYLEDLFPAPAHARVYPEDLQQRARARQIQAWLRSDFMPIREERSTEGIFFKPITTPLSDAAQASANKLITAANDLIKDGAINLFDAWCIADTDLALMINRLALNGDPVPEKLLAYAQHQWRRPSVQLWAQQERPV, from the coding sequence TTGACGCAAGAACATTTCACTCTCTATATCGATTCTCGAATGACCAGTCCCTATGCACTGTCTAGTTTTGTGACATTGACAGAAAAAGCAATTCCTTTTGAAATGAAAAAAGTGAATTTAAGCGCACGAGAAAATCACCATGCTGACTTTGCCAGTCTGTCGCTTTCTAGCCGCGTACCAACCTTGGGACACGAGGGTTTTTATTTGTCAGAATCTTCAGCGATTTGCGAATATCTGGAAGACTTATTTCCAGCTCCCGCGCATGCGCGTGTTTATCCTGAGGACTTGCAACAGAGAGCCAGAGCCAGGCAAATTCAAGCCTGGCTGCGTAGTGATTTTATGCCGATACGTGAAGAGCGCTCAACGGAGGGAATATTTTTTAAGCCCATCACCACGCCCTTGTCAGACGCGGCGCAGGCATCTGCCAATAAGCTAATTACCGCCGCCAATGATCTGATCAAGGACGGAGCAATCAACTTGTTTGATGCTTGGTGTATTGCGGATACCGATCTCGCTTTAATGATCAATCGCTTGGCCTTGAATGGCGATCCGGTTCCTGAAAAATTACTGGCATATGCACAGCATCAGTGGCGGCGTCCGTCGGTACAATTATGGGCGCAACAAGAACGGCCAGTGTGA
- a CDS encoding phytanoyl-CoA dioxygenase family protein gives MLSQEQLQQFQQNGYLVLPAQVDGSICEQMIAFAQQQLASHIAPIEYEADTRYPGAPVSRDAEGGLTARRVLQVIGRSSLVADWVMNDQLVQPLRQILGEGLRLVQSHHNCIMTKQPRFSSVTGWHRDSRYWHFQRAELVSAWLALRDETVENGCLLVIPGSHRLAIAASQLDAALFLRADLSENQSLLAQAKTVPLRQGDVLLFHSNLFHAAGCNQTTQTKFSLVTTYRAADNPPVADTRSTHLDEIAL, from the coding sequence ATGCTCTCTCAAGAACAACTTCAGCAATTTCAACAAAACGGTTATCTGGTATTGCCGGCGCAAGTCGATGGCAGCATCTGTGAACAGATGATCGCGTTTGCTCAGCAACAATTGGCGTCACACATTGCGCCGATTGAGTATGAGGCGGATACACGTTACCCAGGCGCGCCAGTGTCGCGGGATGCTGAGGGTGGATTGACGGCACGGCGGGTGTTGCAGGTGATCGGTCGCAGTTCTTTGGTAGCTGACTGGGTAATGAATGATCAGTTGGTGCAGCCTTTGCGGCAGATTTTGGGAGAGGGCTTGCGTCTGGTGCAGTCGCATCACAATTGCATTATGACTAAACAGCCGCGGTTTTCTAGTGTGACCGGATGGCATAGAGATAGCCGCTACTGGCATTTTCAGCGTGCTGAACTGGTGTCTGCTTGGCTGGCATTACGCGATGAGACAGTAGAGAATGGTTGCCTGTTAGTGATACCCGGCTCGCATCGCTTGGCGATCGCTGCTTCGCAATTAGATGCGGCCTTATTTTTGCGTGCTGACTTATCCGAGAACCAAAGTTTGTTAGCGCAAGCGAAGACAGTGCCTTTGCGGCAGGGTGATGTGTTGCTGTTCCATAGCAATCTGTTCCATGCAGCAGGCTGTAATCAAACGACACAGACTAAATTCTCTCTGGTGACGACCTATCGTGCTGCGGATAATCCTCCGGTAGCCGATACTCGTTCCACGCATCTGGATGAGATTGCGCTTTAA
- the soxR gene encoding redox-sensitive transcriptional activator SoxR translates to MSKINPSDVGHSLAVGEVAARSGVAISAIHFYESKGLIKSRRSAGNQRRYSRDVLRRVAVIKVAQRIGISLASINTALAALPEGRTPTAADWARLSARWQAELDERIASLTQLREQLSECIGCGCLSLVACKLRNPLDELSERGSGPRLLLDQQEAES, encoded by the coding sequence ATGTCTAAAATTAATCCTAGCGATGTTGGTCACTCGCTTGCAGTCGGCGAAGTGGCGGCGCGCAGCGGTGTGGCAATCTCCGCCATCCATTTTTATGAATCTAAGGGCTTGATTAAAAGCAGGCGTAGCGCCGGAAATCAGCGCCGATATTCACGCGACGTGTTACGTCGGGTTGCAGTGATAAAAGTCGCCCAACGTATTGGGATTTCACTGGCGTCGATCAATACCGCTTTGGCAGCTTTACCGGAAGGACGCACACCCACAGCGGCTGATTGGGCGAGGCTATCAGCGCGGTGGCAAGCTGAACTGGACGAGAGAATTGCTAGTCTTACCCAATTGCGTGAGCAATTAAGTGAATGCATTGGTTGCGGTTGTCTCTCTCTAGTCGCCTGTAAGCTGCGTAATCCATTAGACGAGTTGTCAGAGCGGGGTTCTGGGCCAAGATTGTTACTCGATCAGCAAGAAGCCGAATCATAG
- a CDS encoding YcbK family protein has protein sequence MQARRNLLKKTLMLTAAGLVVGTRPLISLASDQDKPHELAPPPDLFDSQALDIDFWVQPRTLDLIRPASGERTKILYWKDGEVKESAYEQLCHLLRDVNGKKTAPIDPKLLETLWATQAFIARFGMTKPLEILSGYRTPESNKRLIEEGIPAARKSLHLEGKAADIRIAQLHEEVLGELIRSFRQGGVGFYYRPSARGGWIHTDTGLQRTWKG, from the coding sequence ATGCAAGCACGTCGCAATTTACTCAAAAAAACCTTGATGCTCACTGCCGCGGGCTTGGTAGTGGGTACGCGGCCACTCATCAGCCTTGCCAGCGATCAGGACAAACCGCATGAGCTTGCGCCGCCGCCAGATTTATTCGACTCGCAAGCGCTGGATATTGATTTTTGGGTACAACCACGAACACTGGATTTAATCCGCCCTGCCAGCGGTGAGCGAACTAAAATTTTGTACTGGAAAGATGGTGAAGTCAAAGAATCCGCCTACGAGCAATTGTGTCATCTGTTGCGTGACGTGAATGGCAAAAAAACCGCACCTATCGATCCTAAATTATTAGAAACTCTGTGGGCAACCCAAGCCTTTATCGCCCGTTTTGGTATGACCAAACCGCTAGAGATTTTATCTGGTTACCGCACGCCAGAATCGAATAAGCGTCTGATCGAAGAAGGGATTCCGGCTGCAAGAAAATCGCTGCATCTGGAAGGCAAGGCCGCCGATATCCGCATCGCGCAATTGCATGAAGAAGTACTGGGAGAATTGATACGCAGCTTCCGCCAGGGTGGTGTCGGTTTCTATTATCGTCCCAGCGCACGGGGCGGCTGGATACACACCGATACTGGTTTGCAAAGAACCTGGAAAGGTTGA
- a CDS encoding GNAT family N-acetyltransferase: protein MSMSYRIATIEDIPVIMEIRFAVKENVLTNPNAVTPAMCIDYLDKLGHGWVAEMDQQVVGFSYAASEDNSIWALFVLPQFEGYGIGKNLLTLATDWLFQRGANQIKLGTQPDTRADRFYALQGWVRGEMKSKTEVAYVLNRDKVN from the coding sequence ATGTCCATGAGCTACAGAATAGCCACCATCGAAGATATCCCCGTCATCATGGAAATCCGCTTTGCCGTAAAAGAAAATGTCTTGACCAATCCCAATGCCGTTACGCCAGCGATGTGTATCGATTATCTGGATAAACTGGGGCATGGTTGGGTCGCCGAAATGGATCAGCAGGTAGTCGGATTTTCTTATGCTGCGTCCGAAGATAACTCGATCTGGGCGCTATTTGTTTTGCCCCAATTTGAAGGCTACGGTATCGGTAAAAACTTACTCACGCTCGCTACCGACTGGCTATTTCAGCGGGGCGCAAACCAGATTAAATTAGGTACGCAACCAGATACGCGGGCAGACCGGTTTTATGCTTTGCAAGGCTGGGTGCGTGGCGAGATGAAGAGTAAAACTGAGGTTGCGTATGTATTAAACAGAGATAAGGTAAATTAA
- a CDS encoding 3-deoxy-7-phosphoheptulonate synthase — protein MTSPNLENINVTSFDSMPTPEDLHARLPLSEAAAAVVNQGREDLRNILERKDPRLFVVVGPCSIHDPVAGLDYARRLKALQEEVKDTLLLVMRVYFEKPRTTTGWKGYINDPDMDDSFHVDQGMEKARQFLLDVCELGLPTGTEALDPISPQYLGDLIAWTAIGARTTESQTHREMSSGLSTPVGFKNGTDGDISIAINAILSASHPHSFLGLNGQGRVAIVRTSGNQHGHVVLRGGDGRPNYDTVSVAMAEQALIKAKLPANVVVDCSHANSYKKPELQPLVMADVINQVVNGSKALVGLMIESNIVAGNQPIPDDLSQLKYGCSVTDGCVDWATTEAMLRDAATKLRTIKR, from the coding sequence ATGACTAGCCCAAACTTAGAAAATATTAATGTCACCTCGTTTGACAGCATGCCAACGCCAGAAGATTTGCATGCACGCTTGCCTTTGTCCGAGGCTGCCGCAGCCGTTGTCAACCAAGGTCGTGAAGATTTACGGAATATTTTAGAACGCAAAGACCCGCGTCTGTTTGTAGTAGTCGGCCCCTGCTCTATCCATGATCCGGTGGCGGGTCTGGATTACGCCCGTAGATTAAAAGCGCTGCAAGAAGAAGTGAAAGACACCTTACTGTTGGTGATGCGCGTGTATTTTGAAAAGCCACGCACGACAACTGGCTGGAAAGGTTATATCAACGATCCTGATATGGATGATTCTTTCCACGTTGATCAGGGTATGGAAAAAGCCCGCCAGTTTTTGCTGGATGTTTGTGAGTTAGGACTGCCCACCGGGACCGAGGCACTTGATCCGATCTCGCCACAATATCTGGGTGACTTAATCGCCTGGACCGCAATCGGCGCCCGCACAACCGAATCGCAAACCCATCGCGAAATGTCATCCGGCTTATCGACACCGGTCGGTTTTAAAAATGGTACGGATGGCGACATCAGTATTGCGATTAATGCGATTTTGTCGGCATCGCATCCGCATTCTTTCCTTGGTTTAAATGGTCAAGGACGCGTCGCTATTGTGCGTACCAGTGGTAACCAGCACGGCCATGTTGTATTGCGTGGTGGAGATGGTCGCCCCAATTACGATACGGTGTCAGTAGCGATGGCGGAACAAGCCTTGATCAAAGCAAAGTTGCCCGCCAACGTGGTTGTCGATTGTTCTCACGCAAACAGCTACAAGAAGCCTGAGCTACAACCTTTAGTCATGGCCGATGTGATTAATCAGGTCGTCAATGGATCTAAGGCATTAGTTGGCTTGATGATTGAATCCAATATCGTCGCTGGCAATCAGCCGATTCCAGATGATTTGTCGCAGCTAAAGTATGGTTGCTCGGTGACCGATGGATGCGTAGATTGGGCGACCACCGAGGCTATGCTGCGCGATGCAGCGACTAAGTTGCGGACGATTAAACGCTAA
- a CDS encoding DUF1624 domain-containing protein has product MKTSNRLLAIDVLRGLVIVLMALDHVRDFFAPTPFNPLDLTLTTPGWFWTRWITHLCAPTFVLLAGISAFLRSQHQDKWNMARYLLSRGVLLIFLELTWINFSWQFSLNSLFLQVIWALGVAMMVMAALQFLPRPVILLVAAALLLPHNLLDSLHSPDATAMFKLWHQGGWIPLGDQFGIFVLYPLMPWIGLMAAGYCLGPLLLQPSARRQQTLLLISTLLMLSFIALRSGNWYGDPDPWSPQASGWLMSLMSFVDIHKYPPSLLYLCVTLSISLALLALMDKYVKQEVPLLSLFGSHPLFFYCVHVMLIHVLGAITMQLLFDQQINFDDTRLGVPSTYHPSLVRCYLAWVFIMTLMYGITHRWVAYLKESGRIPY; this is encoded by the coding sequence ATGAAAACTTCAAATCGCCTACTTGCTATCGATGTCTTGCGTGGTCTGGTCATCGTCCTGATGGCGCTGGATCATGTACGCGATTTTTTTGCACCTACGCCTTTTAATCCTCTTGATTTAACGCTCACCACCCCAGGCTGGTTTTGGACGCGCTGGATTACACACTTATGCGCACCGACGTTTGTGTTGTTAGCTGGCATCTCAGCATTTCTACGTAGTCAGCATCAAGACAAGTGGAATATGGCGCGCTATCTACTCAGCCGCGGCGTTTTGCTGATTTTTCTGGAGCTGACCTGGATTAATTTTAGCTGGCAATTTTCACTCAACAGTTTGTTCCTGCAAGTGATTTGGGCTCTTGGCGTGGCGATGATGGTGATGGCAGCATTACAGTTTTTACCTCGACCAGTCATCTTGCTGGTCGCAGCTGCCTTACTATTGCCGCATAACTTGCTGGACAGTTTGCATAGCCCGGACGCGACTGCCATGTTCAAATTATGGCATCAGGGCGGTTGGATACCGTTAGGTGATCAATTTGGTATTTTTGTTTTATATCCGTTGATGCCTTGGATAGGTTTGATGGCGGCAGGATATTGTTTAGGTCCGCTGCTGTTGCAGCCATCTGCACGGCGTCAGCAAACTTTGTTGCTGATATCGACATTGTTGATGTTGAGTTTTATCGCTTTGCGCAGCGGCAACTGGTACGGCGATCCAGATCCTTGGTCGCCACAGGCTAGTGGCTGGCTGATGAGTCTGATGTCGTTTGTCGATATTCATAAGTATCCGCCATCGCTGCTATATTTATGCGTAACCCTCAGTATTAGCCTGGCTTTGCTGGCGTTGATGGACAAATATGTGAAGCAAGAAGTACCCTTGCTGAGCTTGTTCGGCAGCCATCCCTTATTTTTTTATTGCGTTCATGTGATGCTGATTCATGTATTGGGTGCGATCACGATGCAACTGTTATTTGATCAGCAGATCAATTTTGATGATACGCGACTGGGTGTGCCCTCGACATATCACCCGTCACTAGTCCGGTGTTATCTGGCCTGGGTCTTCATCATGACTTTGATGTATGGGATTACGCACCGCTGGGTCGCTTATCTAAAAGAATCCGGGCGTATACCCTATTAA
- a CDS encoding flavodoxin family protein, whose translation MSTVIILGSARNQGNTHQLASYVANDIAATLFNLSDYEISPYEYEHRNRDDDFLLLMNEVLKFEHIILASPIYWYAPSSVMKVFLDRLSDLITIEKSLGRKLRDKSGSVIATGCDLVPPPCFEQMFQLTYRYLGIDYREMLYCPCIEDIEIHQHHLAINTFIRKSYAK comes from the coding sequence ATGAGTACAGTCATTATTCTCGGTAGCGCCCGCAATCAGGGAAATACCCATCAATTAGCAAGCTACGTTGCCAACGACATAGCGGCTACTCTGTTCAATTTATCGGACTATGAAATAAGTCCTTATGAATATGAGCATAGAAACAGAGATGACGATTTTTTACTCTTAATGAACGAAGTCCTGAAGTTTGAGCACATTATCTTGGCTTCGCCTATATATTGGTATGCGCCTAGTAGCGTGATGAAAGTATTTTTAGACCGACTGTCTGATTTAATCACCATTGAGAAGAGTCTGGGTCGTAAGCTGAGGGATAAGAGTGGCTCTGTCATTGCTACTGGTTGCGATCTTGTGCCACCTCCTTGCTTTGAGCAAATGTTCCAACTAACTTATCGGTACCTAGGTATCGATTATCGGGAGATGCTTTATTGTCCATGCATCGAGGATATAGAGATTCATCAGCATCATTTGGCGATCAATACCTTTATCAGAAAATCGTATGCTAAATGA